The Mixta hanseatica genome includes a region encoding these proteins:
- a CDS encoding transporter substrate-binding domain-containing protein, with protein sequence MKKHAWLWLAFGLFSATQVAAQGTLRFGVESQYPPFESRNAQGELEGFDIELGQAICQAGRFSCSWVESSFDALIPGLMAKKFDAINSAMNITEARMKSIAFTQPIYRIPSMLVGKADAGLQADAAGLKGKTIGVLQGSIQETYAKRHWEPNGVTVTAYQDQNQVYNDMLAGRLDGTLVMSAAGQSGFLNKPQGKGYAFIGKAVEDDKILGSGIGFGLRKDDAQLKSELDAAIVKVQQDGTLQKLAEKYFPGIDVSVTQP encoded by the coding sequence ATGAAAAAACACGCCTGGCTTTGGCTGGCATTCGGCCTGTTTAGCGCCACGCAGGTCGCGGCGCAGGGTACGCTGCGCTTTGGTGTAGAGTCGCAATATCCGCCGTTTGAGAGTCGCAACGCGCAGGGCGAGCTGGAAGGGTTCGATATTGAACTGGGTCAGGCGATTTGTCAGGCGGGGCGCTTCTCCTGCAGCTGGGTGGAAAGTAGCTTTGACGCGCTGATCCCTGGTCTGATGGCGAAAAAATTCGACGCGATCAATTCAGCAATGAATATCACCGAGGCACGGATGAAAAGCATCGCCTTTACCCAGCCGATCTACCGCATTCCCAGCATGCTGGTGGGCAAGGCAGATGCCGGCTTGCAGGCGGATGCCGCCGGGCTGAAGGGGAAAACTATCGGCGTGCTGCAGGGCTCGATTCAGGAAACCTACGCCAAGCGGCACTGGGAGCCGAACGGCGTAACCGTGACGGCTTATCAGGATCAAAACCAGGTGTATAACGATATGCTGGCCGGACGCCTGGACGGAACGCTGGTGATGTCGGCCGCCGGCCAGTCTGGCTTTCTGAATAAGCCTCAGGGCAAAGGATACGCTTTTATCGGCAAGGCGGTGGAGGATGATAAAATCCTCGGCTCCGGTATCGGCTTTGGCCTGCGTAAGGATGATGCGCAGCTGAAAAGCGAGCTGGATGCGGCGATCGTTAAGGTTCAGCAGGATGGCACGCTGCAAAAACTGGCGGAGAAATATTTTCCCGGCATCGATGTCAGCGTGACTCAACCTTAA
- a CDS encoding methionine aminotransferase, translated as MTLSSTVTLRSKLPDVGTTIFSVIGQLSAQHHAINLAQGAPDFPCDEALIASVNQAMRAGHNQYAPMTGLPALKEALAEKVHTLYGQAYDVASEVLITASASEGLYAAIAGLVHAGDEVIFFEPAFDSYAPVVRLQGATPVGLKLKVPQFAIDWDEVRAAITPRTRMIIINTPHNPSGQALSADDLAQLAALTRNSDIIVLSDEVYEHILFDGRRHHSMATHPELAQRSVIVSSFGKTFHVTGWRVGYCLAPAELMKEVLKVHQFLMYAADTPMQVAFADWLREPSHYHSLAGFYQQKRDLLASLLQESPFELLPTAGSFFMLASYRHFSDESDSEMVKRLIIEHGVATIPLSAFYSDGTDNRLIRLSFAKDETTLQAGAQALCLLKAR; from the coding sequence ATGACTTTGTCTTCGACGGTAACGCTGCGCTCAAAACTGCCGGATGTCGGCACCACTATCTTTAGCGTCATCGGACAGCTTTCCGCACAGCATCACGCCATTAATCTGGCGCAGGGCGCCCCCGACTTTCCCTGTGATGAGGCGCTAATCGCCAGCGTGAATCAGGCGATGCGCGCCGGTCATAATCAGTATGCCCCGATGACCGGGCTCCCGGCGTTAAAAGAGGCGCTGGCGGAAAAAGTTCACACGCTGTATGGCCAGGCTTATGACGTTGCCAGCGAAGTGCTGATTACCGCCAGCGCCAGCGAAGGACTCTATGCGGCGATCGCCGGGCTGGTGCATGCCGGTGATGAGGTGATCTTTTTTGAACCGGCCTTTGACAGCTATGCGCCGGTAGTCCGTTTGCAGGGTGCGACGCCGGTAGGATTAAAGCTCAAGGTGCCGCAGTTTGCTATCGACTGGGATGAAGTACGCGCAGCTATAACGCCGCGTACCCGCATGATCATTATCAATACGCCGCATAACCCCAGCGGGCAGGCGCTTAGCGCCGACGATCTGGCGCAGCTCGCCGCGCTGACGCGCAACAGCGACATTATCGTACTTTCCGACGAGGTGTATGAGCATATCCTGTTCGACGGGCGCCGCCATCATAGTATGGCGACTCATCCTGAGCTGGCGCAGCGCAGCGTTATTGTCTCATCCTTCGGCAAAACCTTTCACGTTACTGGCTGGCGCGTCGGCTATTGTCTGGCGCCCGCCGAGCTGATGAAGGAGGTGCTCAAGGTGCATCAGTTTTTAATGTATGCCGCCGACACGCCCATGCAGGTTGCTTTTGCCGACTGGCTGCGCGAGCCGTCTCACTATCATTCGCTGGCGGGGTTCTATCAGCAGAAGCGCGATCTGCTGGCGTCGCTGCTGCAGGAATCGCCGTTCGAACTGCTGCCGACCGCCGGTTCCTTTTTTATGCTGGCAAGCTATCGCCACTTTAGCGACGAAAGCGACAGCGAGATGGTGAAACGGCTGATCATCGAGCATGGCGTGGCCACCATCCCACTCTCTGCCTTTTATAGCGACGGAACGGATAACCGTTTAATCCGGCTCTCATTCGCCAAAGATGAGACGACGTTACAGGCGGGCGCGCAGGCGCTCTGTCTGCTTAAAGCACGCTAA
- a CDS encoding LysR substrate-binding domain-containing protein yields the protein MVHQPLPLNAVYAFLVTARHLNLTRAADELCLTQGAVSRKIAALEKWLGFALFDRHARGLHLTARGAAMLPQLKQGYELMLNAAEQARQPDNALSLRAPSCVMRWLLPKLVQLEQQHPELHVKLTTTLAHNYQLENFDAAIVYGIAPVGSHLLFEERLTPVMAESLLDNPPLTIADLARFTFLHPTNDERDWQLWLKAQKVELPMRRNQHFATMDLAIGAAIQGFGVTVADIKLVKSDLAAQRLIAPFAPAVKTGAAYSLISREGKETPPHLATLVAWLCQPD from the coding sequence ATGGTTCATCAACCGCTGCCGCTGAATGCCGTTTATGCTTTTCTGGTTACCGCGCGCCACCTTAATTTAACCCGTGCCGCCGATGAGCTCTGTCTGACGCAGGGCGCGGTAAGCCGTAAAATCGCCGCGCTGGAAAAATGGCTGGGCTTTGCCCTGTTCGATCGTCACGCACGCGGCCTGCATTTGACCGCGCGCGGCGCGGCTATGCTGCCGCAGCTGAAACAGGGCTATGAATTGATGCTGAACGCGGCTGAACAGGCGCGTCAGCCCGATAATGCCCTGAGCCTGCGCGCGCCCAGCTGCGTTATGCGCTGGCTACTGCCGAAGCTGGTGCAGCTGGAGCAGCAGCATCCCGAGCTGCACGTTAAGCTGACGACCACCCTGGCGCATAATTATCAGCTGGAAAATTTCGATGCGGCCATCGTCTACGGCATCGCCCCAGTGGGCAGCCATCTATTGTTTGAGGAACGGCTGACGCCGGTAATGGCAGAGAGCCTGCTGGATAACCCGCCGCTAACCATCGCCGATCTCGCCCGCTTTACTTTTTTGCATCCCACCAATGACGAGCGCGACTGGCAGCTGTGGCTAAAGGCGCAAAAGGTTGAACTGCCTATGCGGCGTAATCAGCACTTCGCCACTATGGATCTGGCTATCGGCGCGGCGATTCAGGGATTTGGCGTGACCGTTGCGGATATCAAACTGGTGAAAAGCGACCTGGCGGCACAGCGGCTGATCGCCCCGTTCGCCCCTGCGGTGAAAACCGGCGCGGCTTATAGCTTAATCAGCCGCGAAGGAAAAGAAACGCCACCACATCTCGCGACGCTGGTGGCGTGGCTCTGTCAGCCCGACTGA
- a CDS encoding methyl-accepting chemotaxis protein, which produces MQLLKNYTIRAVMLSILGLFCLLWSAVGMYSVHSLNALSEGNTVDRQLVSQMNILSKGNDQYFRFVTRLSRVMEVRATGGTPDAAAFANVQKALDGMAEQLAQFKAAAPGPMDAEISTAVEEKWSQLLEQGVKPQMALAQQQAPLEDYRRHANSITPTLSREFGAVAEKYNAAAGLMLDQTRVTVDRITVITRITIIVAVICGLLILLFTDRYLVTMLVRPLEMLRGHFGKIAEGDLSQPIDDIGRNCVGKLVPLLRAMQENLREAVSAIRSGTENIYRGAAEISMGNNDLSSRTEQQAAALEQTAASMEQLTATVKLNADNARQASDLADNASLTAGQGGKLVNDVVQTMSGISDSSKKIAEITSVINSIAFQTNILALNAAVEAARAGEQGRGFAVVASEVRNLAQRSAGAAKEIESLIGDSVARVDSGSKLVNEAGSTMSAIVRAVSDVTEIMKQIAAASEEQSKGIEQVGTAVAEMDSVTQQNASLVEEVSAAAAALERQTEDLQRSVARFRLSANDRQQPEPVKTPVLKNTPARQPAPVASGAADEWVSF; this is translated from the coding sequence ATGCAGCTATTAAAGAACTACACCATACGCGCCGTCATGCTTTCCATCCTTGGCCTGTTTTGTTTGCTTTGGTCTGCGGTTGGCATGTACAGCGTTCACTCGTTAAATGCGCTGAGCGAAGGTAACACTGTCGATCGACAACTGGTGTCGCAGATGAATATCCTGAGCAAAGGCAACGATCAATACTTTCGCTTCGTTACGCGCTTATCGCGGGTGATGGAAGTGCGCGCTACCGGCGGTACGCCGGATGCGGCAGCCTTTGCCAACGTGCAAAAAGCGTTGGATGGTATGGCGGAGCAGCTGGCGCAGTTTAAGGCCGCCGCGCCCGGTCCGATGGACGCTGAGATTTCAACTGCCGTAGAAGAAAAGTGGAGCCAGCTGCTGGAGCAGGGCGTTAAGCCGCAGATGGCGCTGGCGCAGCAGCAGGCGCCACTGGAAGATTATCGTCGTCATGCCAACAGCATAACCCCGACGCTCAGCCGCGAATTTGGCGCGGTGGCGGAAAAATATAACGCGGCGGCGGGCCTGATGCTGGATCAAACCCGCGTCACCGTTGACCGTATTACCGTTATCACCCGGATAACCATTATTGTTGCCGTGATCTGCGGTCTGCTGATTCTGCTGTTTACCGATCGCTATTTGGTGACCATGCTGGTACGCCCGCTGGAAATGCTGCGCGGCCATTTCGGGAAAATAGCCGAGGGCGACTTAAGCCAGCCGATTGATGACATTGGCCGCAACTGCGTGGGTAAACTGGTGCCGTTGCTGCGCGCCATGCAGGAGAACCTGCGTGAGGCGGTCAGCGCCATTCGTAGCGGTACGGAAAATATCTATCGCGGCGCCGCAGAAATTTCGATGGGAAATAATGACCTTTCTTCTCGCACCGAGCAGCAGGCGGCCGCGCTGGAGCAGACCGCAGCCAGCATGGAACAGCTTACCGCCACCGTGAAGCTGAACGCCGATAACGCGCGCCAGGCAAGCGATCTGGCGGATAACGCCTCGCTGACCGCAGGCCAGGGCGGCAAGCTGGTGAACGATGTGGTGCAGACCATGTCCGGCATCTCCGACAGTTCGAAAAAAATCGCTGAGATTACCAGCGTGATCAACAGCATCGCATTCCAGACTAATATCCTGGCGTTGAACGCGGCGGTAGAAGCGGCGCGTGCAGGCGAGCAGGGCCGCGGCTTTGCGGTGGTGGCCAGCGAAGTGCGTAATCTGGCGCAGCGCAGCGCCGGAGCCGCGAAAGAGATCGAATCTCTGATTGGCGATTCCGTGGCGCGAGTCGATAGCGGCTCGAAGCTGGTGAACGAAGCGGGCAGCACCATGAGCGCCATCGTCAGAGCGGTCAGCGACGTAACTGAAATCATGAAGCAGATTGCCGCCGCCTCAGAAGAGCAGAGCAAAGGCATCGAGCAGGTAGGGACCGCCGTCGCAGAGATGGACAGCGTCACGCAGCAAAACGCCTCGCTGGTGGAAGAGGTTTCCGCCGCTGCTGCCGCGCTGGAGCGTCAAACCGAAGATTTACAGCGTTCGGTCGCCCGCTTCCGCCTTTCTGCTAACGATCGGCAGCAGCCGGAGCCGGTAAAAACGCCGGTACTGAAAAACACGCCCGCTCGCCAGCCTGCTCCGGTAGCCAGCGGCGCGGCGGATGAGTGGGTCTCCTTCTAA
- a CDS encoding carboxylesterase/lipase family protein, protein MKNESLRIHTAEGALRGAVDDGIFVFKGIPYAAPPVGPLRWRAPKPAIPWKEVRDATQWGNASWQQREYCVLAGGGDPGNLSEDCLYLNVWSPDVQPSSPLPVMVWIHGGGFTIGAGSLTPYNGKALAARGVVVVTLNYRLGHLGFFAHPALDAEFPPGEAINNFALLDQIAALQWVQRNIASFGGDRRNVTLFGESSGGRSVLSLFASPLADGLFHKGIVQSAYSLPDKKRDEALNNGVAVAHHLGLEQASAADLRALPADSFWSLPPHLGNGPVAIAGDRVLPKPVVEVFAAARQHRHPLMIGYNSDEASVLEYFGVDATSTITRLRQRRPLLLKLIKSLYDEHDDHRLGRKVARDMAFGTITWLAVQAQHRRGVPGWRYYFDYVSENSRDLCRYGSWHGNEIPYVMETMNAENPQLADRPFTDGDRQFARRISEYWLRFAHDATEFSHQLAGETTWPAWHPGNDVTLRFGVKGEAAVILQHRFMRVRLRLLRLLMRAMVKLQ, encoded by the coding sequence ATGAAGAATGAATCTTTAAGAATACACACGGCAGAAGGTGCATTGCGCGGCGCAGTTGATGACGGCATTTTTGTTTTCAAAGGTATTCCTTATGCGGCGCCGCCGGTTGGTCCGCTGCGTTGGCGCGCGCCCAAACCCGCCATTCCGTGGAAGGAGGTGCGGGACGCCACGCAGTGGGGCAACGCCAGCTGGCAGCAGCGTGAATATTGCGTACTGGCGGGCGGCGGCGATCCAGGCAACCTGAGCGAAGATTGCCTTTATCTCAATGTCTGGTCGCCCGACGTGCAACCGTCGAGCCCGCTGCCGGTGATGGTCTGGATCCACGGCGGCGGCTTTACCATCGGCGCTGGCAGCCTGACCCCCTACAACGGTAAAGCGTTAGCGGCGCGCGGCGTAGTGGTGGTCACGCTTAATTATCGCCTCGGCCACCTGGGATTTTTTGCCCATCCGGCACTGGATGCCGAGTTTCCGCCTGGCGAAGCGATCAATAATTTCGCGCTGCTCGATCAGATCGCCGCGCTGCAGTGGGTGCAGCGCAATATCGCCTCGTTTGGCGGCGATCGACGCAACGTGACCCTTTTCGGCGAATCCTCCGGCGGGCGCAGCGTCCTGTCGCTGTTCGCCTCGCCGCTGGCGGACGGGCTGTTTCATAAAGGGATCGTGCAAAGCGCTTACAGCCTGCCGGATAAAAAGCGTGATGAGGCGCTGAACAACGGCGTGGCGGTGGCGCATCATCTGGGGCTGGAACAGGCCAGCGCGGCAGATCTGCGCGCGTTGCCCGCCGACAGTTTTTGGTCATTGCCACCGCATCTGGGCAACGGCCCGGTCGCAATTGCCGGCGATCGGGTGCTGCCGAAGCCGGTGGTCGAGGTGTTTGCCGCCGCTCGCCAGCATCGGCATCCGTTGATGATCGGTTACAACAGCGATGAAGCCAGCGTGCTGGAATATTTTGGCGTTGATGCCACCAGCACCATTACCCGTTTACGCCAGCGCCGTCCGCTGTTGTTAAAGCTGATCAAATCGCTGTATGACGAACATGATGACCATCGGCTGGGGCGCAAAGTGGCGCGGGATATGGCTTTCGGTACCATTACCTGGCTGGCGGTACAGGCGCAGCATCGACGCGGCGTACCGGGCTGGCGCTACTATTTTGATTACGTATCGGAAAATTCACGCGACCTCTGCCGTTACGGCAGCTGGCACGGCAACGAGATTCCTTACGTCATGGAGACCATGAATGCGGAAAACCCACAGCTGGCGGATCGCCCGTTTACCGATGGCGATCGTCAATTTGCTCGCCGCATCAGCGAATACTGGCTGCGTTTCGCTCATGACGCGACAGAGTTCTCGCATCAACTGGCGGGCGAAACAACCTGGCCTGCCTGGCATCCCGGCAATGATGTCACGCTGCGCTTTGGCGTCAAAGGCGAGGCGGCGGTTATTCTGCAGCACCGTTTTATGCGCGTACGCCTGCGTTTGCTGCGTTTGTTAATGCGAGCAATGGTAAAACTTCAGTAA
- the hglS gene encoding 2-oxoadipate dioxygenase/decarboxylase HglS — translation MQKFVSADALRERFSQAMSVMYQQEVPQYGTLLTLVAEVNQQVLAQDRVLAERLTAADELSRLSVERHGAIRVGSAQELNTLRQLFAIMGMHPVGYYDLAPAGVPVHSTAFRPIAADALRRNPFRLFTSLLRLELIEDAALRQKAQAILAARQIFTPRCLALIRQHQQQGGFDEPTAAEFVREALETFRWHRQTTVDRATYQALHQQHRLIADVVCFPGCHINHLTPRTLDIDRVQTLMPERGIVPKAIIEGPPRRQVPILLRQTSFKALEEPVIFCDGGEGSHTARFGEIEQRGVALTPAGQQRYDSLLALAGSGVSNQQHQQHLAEVFHDFPDNERLLRQQQLAWFEYRLTEKGKRQGFSPAADKESLIDQGLLIADPQVYEDFLPVSAAGIFQSNLGGQPQEAFSALASRASFETALGSAVIDEMALYEARQSASLQRCGLR, via the coding sequence ATGCAAAAGTTTGTTAGCGCGGACGCGCTGCGGGAACGTTTTTCTCAGGCAATGTCCGTGATGTATCAGCAGGAAGTGCCGCAGTACGGCACTCTATTAACGCTGGTGGCGGAGGTCAATCAGCAGGTGCTGGCGCAGGATCGCGTGCTGGCCGAGCGGCTAACGGCGGCGGATGAGCTGTCGCGTTTGAGCGTAGAGCGGCATGGCGCGATCCGCGTTGGCAGCGCGCAGGAGCTGAACACGCTACGGCAGCTTTTTGCCATTATGGGTATGCATCCGGTGGGCTATTACGATCTGGCGCCGGCGGGCGTACCGGTTCACTCCACGGCTTTTCGGCCGATAGCGGCCGACGCTCTGCGCCGTAACCCGTTTCGGCTCTTCACCTCATTGCTGCGGCTGGAATTGATTGAGGATGCTGCGCTACGACAAAAAGCGCAGGCGATACTGGCGGCCCGACAGATTTTTACTCCGCGCTGCCTGGCGTTAATCAGGCAGCACCAGCAGCAGGGGGGCTTTGACGAGCCAACTGCCGCCGAATTCGTGCGCGAGGCGCTGGAGACCTTTCGCTGGCATCGCCAGACCACCGTCGATCGCGCCACTTATCAGGCGCTGCATCAGCAGCATCGCCTGATTGCCGACGTGGTCTGTTTTCCCGGTTGTCATATCAATCATCTTACGCCGCGCACGCTGGATATCGATCGGGTGCAGACGCTGATGCCGGAGCGAGGGATAGTGCCAAAAGCGATAATTGAGGGGCCGCCGCGCCGTCAGGTGCCGATTTTATTGCGTCAGACCAGTTTTAAAGCGCTGGAAGAGCCGGTTATCTTTTGCGATGGCGGCGAAGGCAGCCACACGGCACGCTTTGGCGAGATCGAACAGCGTGGCGTTGCGCTCACGCCGGCGGGGCAGCAGCGTTACGATAGCCTTTTAGCGCTGGCGGGCAGCGGCGTCAGTAACCAGCAGCATCAACAGCATCTGGCCGAGGTGTTCCATGACTTTCCCGATAATGAACGGCTGTTGCGTCAGCAGCAGCTTGCCTGGTTTGAGTATCGGTTAACGGAAAAGGGCAAACGGCAAGGGTTCTCGCCCGCTGCTGATAAAGAATCCCTGATTGACCAGGGACTGCTGATTGCCGATCCGCAGGTTTATGAGGATTTTTTGCCGGTCAGCGCCGCCGGTATCTTCCAGTCCAATCTCGGCGGTCAGCCGCAGGAAGCCTTTTCAGCGCTAGCCAGCCGGGCCAGCTTTGAAACGGCATTGGGCAGCGCCGTGATTGATGAAATGGCCTTGTATGAGGCGCGGCAGAGCGCCAGCCTGCAACGCTGTGGATTAAGGTAA
- a CDS encoding MFS transporter, whose amino-acid sequence MDSIKAIDVRQRINQHAISAFQRRIIALCFIIVALDGMDIALMGFIAPALRSAWQISSHQLGMAIGAALVGLALGAMFAGPLADRYGRRWIIISSVFFFGLWTLATAMAQNIEQMMLFRLLTGLGLGAAMPNVGTLVSEYAPERQRAFLITVVFCGFTFGAASGGFAASWLIPTYGWHAVLLLGGILPLLLLPLLLRYLPESVRFLLAQQAPHWRIRAIVEKMWPGSTSPGSTFVYPTPLPGAGGIRTVLSGQYRFGSLMLWGGYFMGLFLVYLIGSWMPALIGDLGLGVTAAALITAMYQAGGTLGSLFAGWLMDRVNANLALAAIYFGGALATILLGCAPAQPLLMAIIAFCCGFCFNGANTGMNALAASYYPTAARATGSSWMHGIGRIGAILSAFAGAEMLALGWHFSHIFMLLALPAVVTSLMLLAKQRWG is encoded by the coding sequence CTGGACAGCATAAAGGCCATTGACGTTCGCCAGCGCATTAACCAGCACGCCATAAGCGCATTTCAACGCCGGATTATCGCTCTCTGCTTTATTATTGTCGCGCTGGATGGCATGGACATTGCGCTGATGGGCTTTATTGCGCCCGCCTTGCGCAGCGCCTGGCAAATATCCAGTCATCAGCTTGGTATGGCGATTGGCGCCGCGTTGGTTGGGCTGGCCTTAGGCGCGATGTTTGCCGGTCCGCTGGCCGATCGTTACGGACGACGCTGGATCATCATCAGCAGCGTATTCTTTTTTGGCCTCTGGACGTTGGCGACGGCGATGGCGCAAAACATCGAGCAGATGATGCTGTTCCGCCTGCTTACCGGGCTGGGGCTGGGGGCCGCGATGCCGAACGTGGGCACGCTGGTCTCTGAATATGCGCCCGAGCGACAGCGCGCTTTCCTGATTACCGTGGTGTTTTGCGGTTTTACCTTCGGCGCGGCCAGCGGCGGTTTCGCCGCCTCCTGGCTGATCCCAACCTACGGATGGCATGCAGTGCTGTTGCTGGGCGGCATTTTACCGCTGCTGCTGCTGCCGCTACTGCTGCGTTATCTGCCGGAATCGGTGCGCTTTTTGCTGGCGCAGCAGGCGCCGCACTGGCGCATTCGCGCTATCGTAGAAAAAATGTGGCCGGGCAGCACTTCGCCCGGCAGTACCTTTGTCTATCCCACGCCGCTGCCGGGCGCGGGCGGTATCCGCACCGTGCTTTCCGGGCAATACCGCTTTGGCAGCCTGATGCTGTGGGGCGGCTACTTTATGGGCCTGTTTCTGGTCTATCTGATCGGCAGTTGGATGCCTGCGCTGATAGGCGATCTGGGATTAGGCGTCACCGCCGCCGCGCTGATTACCGCCATGTATCAGGCGGGCGGCACGTTGGGATCGCTGTTTGCCGGCTGGTTAATGGATCGGGTCAATGCCAACCTGGCGCTGGCGGCCATCTATTTTGGCGGCGCGCTGGCGACGATTCTGCTGGGCTGCGCGCCGGCCCAGCCGCTGCTGATGGCTATCATCGCTTTTTGCTGCGGCTTCTGTTTTAACGGTGCCAATACCGGAATGAATGCGCTGGCCGCCAGTTACTATCCCACAGCGGCACGCGCGACCGGCTCCAGCTGGATGCACGGCATCGGCCGCATCGGCGCTATCCTTAGCGCCTTTGCCGGGGCGGAAATGCTGGCGCTGGGCTGGCACTTCAGCCACATTTTTATGCTGCTGGCTTTGCCTGCGGTTGTTACTTCGCTGATGCTGCTGGCGAAACAGCGCTGGGGCTGA
- a CDS encoding LysR substrate-binding domain-containing protein, with protein MDKNYLFNQRIRLRHLHTFVAVAQQGTLGRAAETLSLSQPALSKTLNELEELTGVRLFERGRLGAQLTTFGEQFLTHAIKVLDALNHAGQSFANPVNDRPVVIRLGALTTAAMGMLPQILDRFHQQQPQATVQVATLHNNVLLAGLKAGEFDIGIGRMADAEMMTSLNYELLFLESLRLVVRPEHPLLSDNVTLSRALQWPVVISPEGTAPRRIAQAMMDEQGCKLPASCVETSSTSLARQLALRYDYVWFVPSGAVKEDLSHSALAALPVASHGPGEPVGIITRSGHPLSLSAEILLATIRKCHSG; from the coding sequence ATGGACAAAAACTATCTGTTTAATCAGCGCATTCGTCTGCGTCATCTTCATACGTTCGTCGCGGTCGCACAGCAGGGTACGCTGGGCCGCGCGGCGGAAACACTCAGCCTGAGCCAGCCCGCGCTCTCTAAAACGCTTAACGAGCTGGAAGAGCTGACCGGCGTACGTCTGTTTGAGCGCGGACGGCTGGGGGCGCAGCTTACTACCTTCGGCGAACAGTTCTTAACTCATGCCATTAAGGTACTTGATGCGCTTAACCATGCCGGCCAGTCGTTCGCCAATCCGGTTAACGACAGGCCGGTGGTGATCCGTCTGGGGGCGCTGACCACGGCGGCGATGGGCATGCTGCCGCAAATTCTTGACCGCTTTCATCAGCAGCAACCGCAGGCAACGGTGCAGGTCGCCACGCTACACAATAACGTGCTGCTGGCCGGGCTGAAAGCCGGTGAGTTTGATATTGGCATCGGCCGCATGGCGGATGCCGAGATGATGACCAGCCTGAACTATGAATTGCTATTTCTGGAGTCCTTACGCCTGGTCGTAAGGCCGGAACATCCGCTCTTAAGTGACAACGTCACGCTATCCCGTGCCCTGCAGTGGCCGGTAGTGATTTCTCCGGAGGGCACCGCGCCGCGCCGTATCGCTCAGGCGATGATGGATGAACAGGGTTGTAAGCTGCCGGCCAGCTGCGTGGAAACCTCATCCACCTCGCTGGCGCGTCAGCTGGCGCTACGTTACGACTATGTCTGGTTTGTTCCTTCGGGCGCGGTAAAGGAAGATCTGTCACACAGCGCATTGGCGGCGCTGCCTGTAGCTTCGCACGGGCCTGGCGAACCGGTGGGCATTATCACCCGCTCTGGCCATCCCCTCTCTCTTAGCGCGGAGATCCTGCTGGCGACAATTCGTAAATGCCATTCTGGGTAA
- the smrA gene encoding DNA endonuclease SmrA: MNLDDKDLFRDAMEDVTPLKDCATIHWLKAPTPKAPRQPVNEEVENFLTRGYLDIVPLSEPLEYKAEGIQQGVLDKLRLGKYKLDASLNLLRQPVESCRQAVFAFIMEARKDNLRNLLIVHGKGREDESHANIVRSYLARWLKQFDDVQAYCIAQPQHGGSGAIYVGMRKTEQARLDNRERHAKRSR; encoded by the coding sequence ATGAACCTTGACGATAAAGATCTGTTTCGTGACGCCATGGAAGATGTCACTCCGCTGAAAGATTGCGCAACTATTCACTGGCTAAAAGCACCGACGCCCAAAGCGCCGCGCCAGCCGGTGAATGAGGAAGTGGAAAACTTCCTTACCCGAGGCTACCTCGATATTGTTCCGCTCAGCGAGCCGCTGGAATATAAAGCCGAAGGCATTCAGCAGGGCGTGCTTGATAAGCTGCGTCTGGGAAAATATAAACTTGATGCCAGCCTTAACCTGCTGCGTCAGCCGGTGGAGTCATGCCGCCAGGCAGTCTTTGCCTTTATAATGGAAGCGCGTAAAGATAACCTGCGCAACTTGCTGATTGTGCATGGCAAAGGCCGGGAAGATGAGTCGCACGCCAATATCGTGCGCAGCTACCTGGCACGCTGGCTTAAGCAGTTTGACGATGTGCAGGCGTACTGCATTGCGCAGCCTCAGCACGGCGGCAGCGGTGCGATTTATGTCGGCATGCGTAAAACAGAACAGGCGCGGCTGGATAACCGCGAACGGCACGCAAAACGTAGCCGTTAA